The following are encoded in a window of Oncorhynchus mykiss isolate Arlee chromosome 31, USDA_OmykA_1.1, whole genome shotgun sequence genomic DNA:
- the LOC110505178 gene encoding transcriptional regulator Kaiso: protein MSGLKLISATDTRYSGTVLKSMNRQRNNGLFCDVTIIIQDRKFRAHKNILSASSTYFHQLFSVAGQVIELNFIKAEIFEEILNYIYSSKIVRIRSDMLNELINAGQVLGVKFIANLGVPLSQVKGLPGLSKDTEHNEVSSVEKSSTDSMGMMPIVTESFSLSAEEFSQTDKSANKDQDSDEDDIMFVSETDATKKCKPCEIIDLDGPNTEEDSVTKQPGEARPALTKDQEKTVKAAPHLNSSSQTLQGQTPLIRPMVSPDTSSNIASSPAGASSCSTPTTPARIGTFTPEPISTSLPSENNKIIGIHKKQVTLARQSDLKIKLSALKSPGGFINEAGLNIPQISATTKKTITLDKASEIDSFSPGCKVYANIGENTYDIVPMKDDPGEGDSKNSRGGKRSLMATPLQPFNTSQLPQGATIKKTKTEQQDHYELIMDGKTFFVCMVCKRPYVCLTSLRRHFNTHSWEKKYPCHYCDKVFALAEYRTKHEIYHTGERRYQCLLCNEMLINYQLLSTHCKQAHNQDPSGRKQKDDTDNNLYRLLPCKTVQFKTYSYETDDSDSRGVPIIQEDGSVQHINPGRGHLANPLQLQSTQGKMLNWDDIFVEPEAQPGSGAHRPGSHPIQSPPGSSEFEFVIPETY, encoded by the coding sequence ATGTCGGGCCTAAAGCTGATCTCTGCAACTGACACCCGGTATTCAGGAACGGTGCTGAAGTCGATGAATAGACAGCGGAATAATGGATTGTTCTGTGATGTCACCATAATTATACAGGACCGTAAATTTAGAGCACACAAAAACATCTTGTCCGCGTCAAGTACTTATTTCCACCAACTCTTCTCAGTGGCTGGACAGGTGATCGAGTTGAATTTCATCAAGGCGGAAATCTTTGAGGAAATCCTGAATTACATTTACAGTTCCAAAATTGTCCGCATTCGTTCCGACATGCTCAATGAGCTTATCAATGCTGGGCAGGTGTTGGGCGTGAAGTTCATTGCGAATCTAGGCGTACCGCTCTCACAAGTCAAGGGCTTACCTGGCCTGTCCAAAGACACAGAACACAATGAAGTAAGCTCCGTGGAGAAAAGCAGTACAGACTCAATGGGGATGATGCCTATTGTCACCGAGTCCTTTTCACTGTCTGCAGAGGAGTTCAGTCAAACTGACAAAAGTGCAAACAAGGATCAGGACTCGGACGAAGACGACATTATGTTTGTATCCGAAACGGACGCCACCAAGAAATGCAAGCCCTGCGAAATCATCGATTTGGATGGACCCAATACAGAGGAAGACTCTGTGACAAAGCAACCGGGAGAGGCCAGACCCGCTTTGACAAAGGACCAAGAGAAAACAGTCAAAGCAGCTCCGCACCTCAACAGCTCCTCGCAGACCTTGCAAGGCCAAACTCCTCTGATCAGACCCATGGTGTCCCCTGACACAAGCTCAAATATTGCGTCTTCACCCGCTGGAGCCTCCTCTTGCAGCACACCCACTACGCCGGCTAGAATTGGCACTTTCACCCCCGAACCCATCAGCACCTCCCTGCCCTCAGAAAACAACAAGATAATAGGAATCCACAAGAAGCAGGTTACACTAGCTCGACAGAGTGACTTAAAAATCAAGCTCTCGGCCCTTAAGTCACCTGGCGGATTCATCAACGAGGCAGGCCTCAACATTCCCCAAATATCCGCCACCACAAAAAAGACGATAACATTAGATAAAGCCTCAGAGATCGACTCGTTTTCTCCAGGCTGCAAGGTGTATGCCAATATTGGGGAAAACACATATGACATTGTCCCCATGAAGGACGACCCCGGGGAGGGAGACTCTAAAAACAGTAGAGGGGGAAAGAGGTCTCTGATGGCTACCCCTCTTCAACCTTTCAACACCTCTCAACTGCCACAGGGTGCCACGATCAAGAAGACCAAAACAGAGCAGCAAGATCACTACGAGCTCATCATGGACGGGAAGACTTTCTTTGTGTGCATGGTCTGCAAGCGTCCCTACGTGTGCTTGACGAGCCTCCGGCGCCACTTCAACACCCACTCCTGGGAGAAGAAGTACCCGTGCCACTACTGTGACAAGGTGTTTGCTCTGGCCGAGTATCGGACCAAACACGAGATCTACCACACAGGCGAGCGGAGGTACCAGTGCCTGCTGTGCAACGAGATGTTAATCAACTACCAGCTACTGTCGACTCACTGCAAACAGGCCCACAACCAGGACCCATCCGGGAGGAAACAAAAGGACGACACCGACAACAACTTGTACCGCCTGCTCCCTTGCAAAACGGTGCAGTTCAAGACCTACTCATATGAGACAGACGATTCAGATTCACGAGGAGTCCCTATTATCCAAGAGGATGGGAGCGTCCAGCACATTAACCCTGGAAGGGGGCACCTGGCCAACCCACTACAGTTACAGTCCACCCAGGGCAAGATGTTGAACTGGGATGACATCTTTGTGGAGCCTGAGGCACAGCCTGGATCAGGTGCCCACCGGCCAGGGAGCCACCCTATCCAATCTCCCCCAGGCTCTTCTGAGTTTGAGTTTGTCATACCAGAGACGTACTGA